The genomic interval TGCCGCTGTCTGGCGGGAGTTCGCCGGTCAGCAGCTTGACCAGGGTGGTCTTGCCGGTGCCGTTCGGCCCGATGATGCCGAGCCGGTCGCCGCGACGCAGCTTGAGGGAGAGGTCGCGGACGATCGGCGTGTCGTCAAATGCCTTGGAGACATTTTTCGCTTCGATAACCAGGTTGCCGGACTTTTCAGCCTCTGCCGCGCTGAAGGTCGCCTGCCCCTGCACGCCGCGATACTCGCGCCGGGCCTGGCGCAACGCCTGCAGCTCGGCAAGGCGACGGGTATTACGCTTGCGCCGCGCCGTGACGCCATAACGCAGCCAGTCCTCTTCCCGGCCGATCTTCCGGTCCAGCTTCTGCTGGTCGCGTTCTTCCTGCGCGAGCTGCTCATCACGCCATTCCTCGAAGCCGGAAAATCCGATCTCGATCCGGCGCGTCTTGCCCCGGTCGATCCAGACGGTCGTCTGCGAGAGGTTTTCGAGGAAGCGGCGGTCATGGCTGATAAGGACTAGCGCACCGCGATACCCGCCCAGCCAGCTTTCCAGCCATTCGATAGCCGGCAGGTCGAGATGGTTGGTCGGCTCGTCGAGCAGCACCACGTCCGGCTTTGGCGCAAGCGTCCGCGCGAGCGCCGCACGGCGAGCCTCGCCCCCTGAGAGGTTGGCGGGTTCCGCGGCCGGATCGACGCTGAGCTGTTCGAGCAGGCGTGCGGCGATATGCAGATCATCCCCCGGCGCCAGCCCGGCTTCGACATACGCCAGCACCGTCTCGTGCCCGGTCATGTCCGGCTCCTGGGGCAGATAGCGCACGGTCGCGCCCGGCTGGACAAACCGCTCGCCGGCGTCCGGCTCGATCATTCCGGCGGCAATCTTCATCAGCGTGGATTTGCCAGAGCCGTTGCGCCCGACCAAGCATAGCCGGTCGCCGGGCGAAACGAGCAGTTCCGCGCCTTCGAGAAGCGGCGTGCCGCCAAAGCTGAGATCAATCTCGTTTAGCTGGATAAGCGGCGGGGCCATGACCTGCGCTTGGTTTTCTTGCGTTCATGGCCCCGATGTAGCTGTTGCGCCGCGCAATGTCATGGGGGCTGCGCCGGTGACGCCCGCAGGCGACCGGCACGAGGCATTTTTACTCCACAACCGTGATCGTGATGCGATCCGACGTGACCGGCGGCTCATGTGGCACGTGATTCTTGTCGCCGAGGATCATCTGAAGCGTGTGCTCGCCCGGTTCCAGCTCCACTGTTGTCTCCGTCTGGCCGCCGCCGAAATGAATGTGGTTTTCATCCGCCGGGATACCCTCATTCATCGGCGGCAGCGGTGCATCGACGATCAAATGATGATGCCCTGTGCCTTCCTTATCCACGCCGGCGGGCGCGACGCCCATACCCTTGAGCCCAAAAACGACCGTGACGGGGCTTTTCACCTGCGCCCCGTCCTCCGGCTCAACGATGTAGACCTCGGCGCCTTCCGGCGCGGGCGTACGCTCCAGCGCGCTGGCGGCGTTACCAAACACCAGCCCGAGGGCGAAAATCACCGCGTATTTCATGGCGTTTCCTCCAGTTGCCGATCGGCGCTTGACCGACGGCTGATGAAAGGCGAGCCGCACGGATTTTTCCGCTTTGTTGAATGTCACTCGCCCGATTGGAGGAAGTCTACACGAAAATACAGGAGAATGCGCGCACTTCGTGCGTCACGCCCCGTCCCGACATGCCATCGAATGACGCATTACGTCTTGGACGGCTCGCCGTCCTCCGGCCCGGTGTTAGCCGTCTCGGTCTCTTCGGCGTCGAGGGGCTGGTCTTCGCTATGCTCGAGTGCCGGCGTTTCCCCCGAGGCCGGCTCCTGCGCGGGCGCGTCTTCGGTCTCCGCGACCTGCGCCTCTTCGACCTCATCTTCCTCGGTCCTGTACCCCTTGCCCGGCTTGTAGGCCGAGGCGAGATTCTCGACGACCAGCGCGGCGTCCGTGAAATCCTCGTCGTAGTCGTTGAGCCCGTCGACGTTGGCGAGGATCGGGTCGGAGCGCCAAAGCGCGCGCAACGCCCGCCGCCGCACGATCTCCGGCACGTCCTTTTCCATGAACTGCGTGTAGTCAGAGTTGTAGTCCAGCGCGTCGAAATCGAATTCGGCATAGGCCGACTCATCGACAGGCG from Dichotomicrobium thermohalophilum carries:
- a CDS encoding DUF4399 domain-containing protein, coding for MKYAVIFALGLVFGNAASALERTPAPEGAEVYIVEPEDGAQVKSPVTVVFGLKGMGVAPAGVDKEGTGHHHLIVDAPLPPMNEGIPADENHIHFGGGQTETTVELEPGEHTLQMILGDKNHVPHEPPVTSDRITITVVE
- a CDS encoding ABC-F family ATP-binding cassette domain-containing protein gives rise to the protein MAPPLIQLNEIDLSFGGTPLLEGAELLVSPGDRLCLVGRNGSGKSTLMKIAAGMIEPDAGERFVQPGATVRYLPQEPDMTGHETVLAYVEAGLAPGDDLHIAARLLEQLSVDPAAEPANLSGGEARRAALARTLAPKPDVVLLDEPTNHLDLPAIEWLESWLGGYRGALVLISHDRRFLENLSQTTVWIDRGKTRRIEIGFSGFEEWRDEQLAQEERDQQKLDRKIGREEDWLRYGVTARRKRNTRRLAELQALRQARREYRGVQGQATFSAAEAEKSGNLVIEAKNVSKAFDDTPIVRDLSLKLRRGDRLGIIGPNGTGKTTLVKLLTGELPPDSGTIRLGANLAMATLEQDRAQLDPDASLKDAITRGGSDMIDVGGQTKHVAAYMKDFLFTPEQMGTPVRALSGGERARLMIARAMATPSNLLVLDEPTNDLDLDTLDVLQDMLGSYEGTVLLISHDRDFLDRIVGSVLAPEGGGVWREYAGGYSDMLAQRGAELGKDKPKGGKQKSQPKAKPKRDTNNRGRLSFKQKHALETLPGEIERLRTQARKLEERLADPDFYSRDPEGFERATTRLGEIHKALSEAEDRWLELEMLREQLENS
- a CDS encoding DUF3306 domain-containing protein is translated as MTTDEKDFLSRWSRRKQAAREGLEQPETDLEQPAAPAESAAAEPPAEDAPVDESAYAEFDFDALDYNSDYTQFMEKDVPEIVRRRALRALWRSDPILANVDGLNDYDEDFTDAALVVENLASAYKPGKGYRTEEDEVEEAQVAETEDAPAQEPASGETPALEHSEDQPLDAEETETANTGPEDGEPSKT